The Trichosurus vulpecula isolate mTriVul1 chromosome 3, mTriVul1.pri, whole genome shotgun sequence genome includes a window with the following:
- the MAPK1IP1L gene encoding MAPK-interacting and spindle-stabilizing protein-like isoform X1, with amino-acid sequence MSDEFSLADALPEHSPAKNSTVSGTKPGQPPQAWPGSNPWNNPSAPPSVPSGLPPSASPSSVPFGPTPTGIYPSVPAGPPPGPPAPFPPSGPSCPPPGGPYPTPSVPGPGPTGPYPTPNMPFPELPRPYGTPTDPATAGPLGPWGSMSSGPWTPGMGGQYPTPNMPYPSAGPYPTPPQAPTTAPPIPWGAVPPGAWGPPAPAPFPAPMGSYPAPGLYLTPNNPFQVPSGPTGAPPMPGGHHSYH; translated from the exons ATGTCTGATGAATTTTCA TTGGCAGATGCTCTACCAGAACATTCGCCTGCAAAAAATTCTACTGTGAGCGGTACAAAACCTGGTCAGCCACCACAGGCTTGGCCAGGTTCCAATCCTTGGAATAACCCAAGTGCTCCACCTTCTGTGCCATCTGGACTTCCACCAAGTGCATCACCCTCCAGTGTGCCTTTTGGACCTACACCCACAGGAATATATCCTTCAGTGCCTGCTGGACCACCCCCTGGACCGCCAGCACCCTTTCCTCCCTCTGGACCATCTTGTCCTCCACCTGGTGGTCCTTATCCAACTCCATCTGTGCCAGGTCCTGGCCCTACAGGGCCATATCCTACACCAAATATGCCTTTTCCAGAGCTTCCAAGACCATATGGTACGCCCACAGATCCAGCTACAGCTGGACCCCTAGGGCCTTGGGGATCCATGTCTTCTGGTCCATGGACACCAGGAATGGGAGGGCAGTACCCTACACCTAATATGCCATATCCATCTGCAGGGCCGTATCCTACTCCTCCTCAAGCACCGACGACAGCACCACCTATTCCATGGGGAGCTGTCCCACCTGGAGCATGGGGACCACCTGCGCCAGCTCCATTCCCGGCACCTATGGGATCATATCCTGCGCCAGGACTCTATCTTACTCCTAATAATCCTTTTCAAGTGCCTTCTGGACCTACTGGTGCTCCACCAATGCCTGGTGGTCACCAT TCTTACCATTGA
- the MAPK1IP1L gene encoding MAPK-interacting and spindle-stabilizing protein-like isoform X2, whose protein sequence is MSDEFSLADALPEHSPAKNSTVSGTKPGQPPQAWPGSNPWNNPSAPPSVPSGLPPSASPSSVPFGPTPTGIYPSVPAGPPPGPPAPFPPSGPSCPPPGGPYPTPSVPGPGPTGPYPTPNMPFPELPRPYGPYPTPPQAPTTAPPIPWGAVPPGAWGPPAPAPFPAPMGSYPAPGLYLTPNNPFQVPSGPTGAPPMPGGHHSYH, encoded by the exons ATGTCTGATGAATTTTCA TTGGCAGATGCTCTACCAGAACATTCGCCTGCAAAAAATTCTACTGTGAGCGGTACAAAACCTGGTCAGCCACCACAGGCTTGGCCAGGTTCCAATCCTTGGAATAACCCAAGTGCTCCACCTTCTGTGCCATCTGGACTTCCACCAAGTGCATCACCCTCCAGTGTGCCTTTTGGACCTACACCCACAGGAATATATCCTTCAGTGCCTGCTGGACCACCCCCTGGACCGCCAGCACCCTTTCCTCCCTCTGGACCATCTTGTCCTCCACCTGGTGGTCCTTATCCAACTCCATCTGTGCCAGGTCCTGGCCCTACAGGGCCATATCCTACACCAAATATGCCTTTTCCAGAGCTTCCAAGACCATATG GGCCGTATCCTACTCCTCCTCAAGCACCGACGACAGCACCACCTATTCCATGGGGAGCTGTCCCACCTGGAGCATGGGGACCACCTGCGCCAGCTCCATTCCCGGCACCTATGGGATCATATCCTGCGCCAGGACTCTATCTTACTCCTAATAATCCTTTTCAAGTGCCTTCTGGACCTACTGGTGCTCCACCAATGCCTGGTGGTCACCAT TCTTACCATTGA